A single Oncorhynchus nerka isolate Pitt River linkage group LG10, Oner_Uvic_2.0, whole genome shotgun sequence DNA region contains:
- the LOC135573735 gene encoding uncharacterized protein LOC135573735 encodes MSDLETIELAALGRPFQLGMLYDCRRDVLIPGITLWDSEMLQKHINVRPQPNTDFKIIASDSSEAKSEALNVSASLEASFLGGLVSVKGSAEFLHDKKTSKRQSRVSLQYRTTTHFEQLTMDHLGAGNVKYSNVLLEGSATHVVTALLYGAQAFFVFDQEVSSGENHQDIHGNLQATIKKIPLMSIEGQGNLKMSEEEQRETNKFNCTFHGDLALENNPVTFGDAIKVYAGLPRLLGNNGEHAVPVTVWLYPLKNLDSAAAQLVRQISVSLVCRAQRILDGLDNTDVQCQDMMKEDMAIKFPELKAKLNKFRDLCSEYKLVFQKGLCNVLPNIRGGGMEEEELIKMLNSKERSPFQNDLLIKYLDDREREMNVVSSYVDIMKEVQVVYTSSEVDGLVLDKANDYVVCFALSFLKEKEEYVVFLENYLLEESKSDFSLIPYNPNAAGKSAAEKWFRSGEVTTLTRQTIKLFLDFKESNEGRGNLAFCIASIPNKHLTASSIHVYERGTLLSQQYELPSKPGIPTIKSLEHDCVHLQVNPPDVGVTSVESYQVWYQAEKADSEWTEVKSDATTNQVTISRLDPYKKYRFSCKAVCRPGVSLSSDWTEYFRTRPCSTPGPPTEKRTESGSIRVNWDIPTMAGDDVEVIGYVVEYRKSVKTIDNQMWHTIKTTTREGTLEGLEADTAYSIRVSANCGEAGNSLPSPETVLTTLRVSDPQPTTSKSTGAKSEEFLKKSQKVEKGNPSIHWLNLEQKWGVRDSFDQYTFGKKVERGNNKVILLLGATGAGKTTLVNAMINYILGVKWEDYYRFKLIHEVTNRSQAESQTVVVTSYELYNQPGFQIPYSLTIIDTPGFGDTRGMAHDKLLILKVKDFLCNPLGINHIDAVCFVVQAPLGRLSPSQRYIFDSILSIFGKDVAENILMLVTFVDGMQIPVLEAIKAANLPCKKDKKGLPTHFKFNSSFLFSKETENSSEEDDSDDDHKAQCPEQWRSTSKEMKKFFQALESIESKDLTMTKKVLEERELLEKTMTRLTPQITAGLSKLSEIQSFKQCLENEEENMKQNINFETEVNVLQVKRSKLDKDFATNCQICNLTCHTCCFLPIEDDIKSCAVMDDDGKCTICPGKCSSSDHDREKVLLTYETKTEKKTVQGMKDNFMEAWGKSMETREILAKLEDQFHMIKDALKNLIKKSSDCLKRLNDVALKPSSFSDVEYIEIIIRTEEEECKPGFEDRIIELKKMKKESKILDDIVKGEDVLPNERKFLKEK; translated from the exons ATGTCTGACTTGGAGACCATCGAGCTAGCCGCTCTGGGCCGACCCTTCCAGCTGGGGATGCTGTATGACTGTCGTAGAGATGTCCTCATTCCAG GTATCACTCTCTGGGATTCTGAGATGCTTCAGAAACACATCAATGTCCGTCCACAACCGAACACTGACTTCAAAATCATTGCTTCAGACTCAAGTGAAGCCAAGTCAGAAGCTTTGAATGTGTCTGCATCTCTTGAGGCCAGTTTTCTTGGTGGCTTAGTCAGTGTGAAGGGTTCTGCTGAATTCCTACATGACAAAAAGACCTCAAAGCGTCAGTCTAGGGTTTCTCTGCAGTACCGTACCACCACTCACTTCGAGCAGCTGACCATGGACCACCTGGGGGCAGGAAATGTGAAATACTCTAATGTCTTACTAGAGGGCTCTGCAACCCACGTGGTGACTGCCCTGCTCTACGGAGCGCAGGCATTCTTCGTTTTTGACCAAGAGGTTTCCTCAGGAGAAAACCACCAGGACATCCATGGAAACCTGCAGGCCACAATAAAAAAGATCCCTCTCATGTCAATAGAAGGGCAGGGAAATTTGAAGATGAGTgaggaagagcagagagagaccaaTAAATTCAACTGCACCTTCCATGGTGATTTGGCACTAGAAAACAACCCTGTCACATTTGGAGATGCCATCAAGGTGTATGCAGGCCTGCCACGTCTGCTTGGGAATAACGGAGAACATGCTGTGCCCGTGACCGTCTGGCTCTATCCTCTCAAGAACCTGGACTCTGCAGCTGCCCAGCTAGTCAGGCAGATCAGTGTTAGCCTGGTGTGTCGCGCACAGCGAATCTTAGACGGACTGGACAATACGGATGTACAATGCCAGGATATGATGAAGGAAGACATGGCTATCAAGTTCCCTGAACTCAAAGCCAAGCTCAACAAGTTCAGAGACTTGTGCTCAGAGTACAAGCTGGTGTTCCAGAAAGGTCTCTGCAATGTTCTTCCCAACataagaggaggaggaatggaggaggaagagCTGATCAAAATGCTCAACAGCAAAGAACGTTCTCCATTCCAGAATGACCTCTTGATCAAGTACctggacgacagagagagagagatgaatgttGTCAGCTCTTACGTTGACATAATGAAAGAGGTACAAGTTGTGTACACAAGCAGTGAAGTGGATGGATTAGTGCTTGATAAAGCTAATGATTATGTAGTGTGTTTTGCATTATCCTTTTTGAAGGAGAAAGAAGAGTATGTGGTATTCCTGGAGAACTACTTGCTGGAAGAATCTAAAAGTGATTTTTCACTGATACCTTACAACCCCAACGCAGCCGGGAAGTCTGCAGCAGAAAAGTGGTTTCGCTCGGGGGAGGTAACGACCCTAACCAGGCAAACCATAAAACTGTTCCTAGACTTCAAAGAGTCAAACGAAGGCAGAGGAAATCTTGCATTCTGCATTGCATCAATTCCAAACAAACACCTCACTGCGTCCTCCATCCATGTCTATGAAAGAGGAACACTTTTGAGTCAACAGTATGAGCTGCCATCAAAGCCAGGTATTCCCACCATCAAGAGTCTGGAGCATGACTGTGTCCACTTGCAAGTCAACCCTCCCGACGTTGGTGTTACCTCTGTGGAGTCGTACCAGGTTTGGTACCAGGCTGAGAAGGCTGACTCTGAGTGGACCGAGGTCAAATCGGATGCTACAACTAACCAGGTCACCATCAGTCGGTTGGACCCTTACAAAAAGTACCGCTTTAGCTGCAAGGCGGTGTGTAGACCTGGTGTGAGCCTCTCCAGTGACTGGACAGAATACTTCAGAACCCGCCCATGTAGCACCCCTGGACCACccacagagaagaggacagaatcgGGAAGTATCAGAGTGAATTGGGACATTCCTACCATGGCGGGAGATGATGTTGAAGTCATTGGTTATGTGGTTGAATACAGAAAAAGTGTAAAGACTATAGACAATCAGATGTGGCACACCATCAAAACCACCACTAGAGAGGGTACACTGGAAGGACTAGAGGCTGACACTGCATACAGCATCAGAGTCTCTGCTAACTGTGGCGAAGCAGGGAATAGTCTACCCAGTCCTGAGACTGTGCTGACTACCCTTAGGGTCTCTGATCCCCAACCGACGACAAGCAAATCAACCGGAGCAAAAAGTGAGGAATTTCTAAAAAAATCCCAGAAGGTGGAAAAGGGAAACCCCTCAATCCACTGGCTGAATCTGGAACAGAAGTGGGGTGTAAGGGACAGTTTTGACCAGTACACATTTGGGAAGAAAGTTGAGCGAGGGAATAACAAGGTGATATTGCTTCTGGGGGCCACAGGTGCAGGAAAAACAACTCTGGTCAATGCCATGATAAACTACATCCTCGGGGTAAAGTGGGAAGACTATTATCGCTTTAAGCTCATCCATGAGGTGACCAACAGGTCCCAGGCTGAGAGCCAGACTGTGGTTGTGACATCATACGAGCTCTACAACCAGCCAGGCTTTCAGATTCCTTATTCTCTGACCATCATTGACACACCAGGGTTCGGAGACACCAGAGGAATGGCTCATGATAAATTGCTCATCCTTAAAGTGAAGGATTTCTTGTGTAATCCATTGGGGATTAATCACATTGATGCAGTCTGCTTTGTAGTGCAGGCACCACTTGGTCGTCTCAGTCCTTCCCAGAGATACATCTTTGATTCCATCCTGTCCATCTTTGGAAAGGATGTTGCTGAAAACATCCTGATGCTTGTGACATTTGTTGATGGGATGCAGATACCGGTGCTAGAGGCCATCAAAGCTGCAAATCTGCCCTGTAAGAAAGACAAGAAGGGGCTACCAACCCATTTCAAGTTCAACAGTTCATTTCTGTTCTCAAAGGAGACAGAGAACAGCTCTGAAGAGGATGATTCTGATGATGATCATAAGGCCCAGTGTCCAGAGCAATGGAGGTCAACTTCCAAGGAGATGAAGAAATTTTTCCAAGCACTGGAAAGCATTGAGAGTAAAGATCTGACCATGACAAAGAAAGTTCTGGAAGAACGTGAGCTTCTGGAGAAGACGATGACACGCCTGACCCCTCAGATCACCGCAGGTCTGTCAAAGCTAAGTGAGATCCAAAGCTTCAAACAGTGTCTGGAGAATGAGGAGGAGAACATGAAACAGAACATAAACTTTGAGACCGAGGTAAATGTGCTGCAGGTGAAGAGAAGCAAATTAGACAAGGACTTTGCGACAAACTGCCAGATATGCAATTTAACATGTCACACCTGTTGCTTCCTCCCAATTGAGGATGACATCAAAAGTTGTGCCGTGATGGATGATGATGGCAAATGTACCATATGTCCAGGAAAATGCTCTTCCAGTGACCACGACAGGGAAAAAGTCTTGTTGACATATGAAACAAAGACTGAGAAGAAGACTGTTCAAGGCATGAAGGACAACTTCATGGAGGCCTGGGGCAAGTCTATGGAAACCAGGGAGATTCTGGCTAAGCTTGAGGATCAGTTTCATATGATCAAGGACGCACTGAAGAATTTGATCAAGAAGTCTTCTGACTGTCTCAAGAGACTTAATGATGTTGCCCTGAAACCAAGCTCTTTCTCCGATGTGGAGTACATTGAGATAATCATTCGCACAGAGGAGGAAGAATGCAAGCCAGGCTTCGAGGATCGGATCATAGAGTTGAAGAAAATGAAGAAAGAGTCTAAGATTCTAGATGATATTGTCAAAGGAGAAGATGTACTCCCAAATGAGCGAAAATTCCTGAAGGAAAAATAG